In Streptococcus parasuis, the following proteins share a genomic window:
- the feoB gene encoding ferrous iron transport protein B → MNKQIALVGNPNSGKTTLFNLLTGTNQRVGNWPGVTVERKSGNIKKRSHLDLQDLPGIYSLSPYTSEEMVARDYLLTAQPAAILNVVDATNLERNLYLTLQLLEMGIPTVIALNMTDTLKQQGRSIKVDQLSHQLGCPIQSISALKKMGIPQLLSEVERTSTQSSTPYFPQYEKQFEAAIAQVIELLPQTIPTTQQRFYAIKALEQDSDILHQLNFGETEKADLSEIIMILEKIYSDDIEAIIVNQRYQFIETISSSVQEEIRNGLNISDKVDQIVTNRFLALPIFALVMWLTYFLAIQTVGTIGTDWVNDVLFGQFVPDIIQNLLDTFEIAGWLQSLVLDGIVAGCGAILGFVPQIFVLFFCLGILEDIGYMSRIAFVMDRIFRRFGLSGKSFIPMLIATGCGVPGVMASRTIENEQDRKITIMTATFMPCSAKLPIISLVAGAFFPGNPWIAPSAYFIGMGAIILSGLALKKTKQLGGLASPFIMELPSYHLPQIQTVLRYSSDKAISFIKRAGTIIFVTNIIIWFASSYSWALAPVETNQSILASIGHGFAFFFQPLGFGNWKATIAAITGLLAKETVIASFGILYKLGETSESSRELWTLLQQDYSALSAYSFLIFNLLCAPCFAAIGAIHREMGNAKWTWIAVGFQTGLAYAVSLIIYQLGAVFLYHHQPTIWTGIALILLSAMVYSIVRKPASALPIVTLKNLQKEQMNG, encoded by the coding sequence ATGAATAAACAGATAGCCTTAGTGGGTAATCCAAACAGTGGAAAGACCACCCTTTTCAACCTCCTGACAGGAACCAACCAACGAGTTGGAAATTGGCCAGGAGTAACGGTTGAAAGAAAATCAGGAAACATAAAAAAACGATCACACTTGGATCTGCAAGATCTTCCCGGAATTTATTCCCTCTCACCCTACACTTCCGAAGAGATGGTTGCTAGAGACTACCTCCTAACTGCTCAACCAGCAGCCATTTTAAATGTTGTAGATGCAACGAATCTGGAACGGAATCTATATCTAACTCTCCAATTACTCGAGATGGGGATCCCAACCGTTATTGCACTGAATATGACCGATACTTTGAAACAACAGGGACGGAGTATTAAAGTAGATCAGTTATCTCACCAGCTAGGTTGCCCCATTCAATCAATTAGTGCATTAAAAAAGATGGGTATCCCTCAACTGCTCAGCGAAGTTGAAAGAACGAGCACCCAATCTAGCACACCTTATTTTCCGCAATATGAGAAACAATTTGAGGCAGCTATCGCTCAAGTGATTGAATTGTTACCTCAAACAATCCCTACTACACAACAACGCTTTTATGCTATCAAGGCTTTAGAACAAGATTCAGACATTTTACATCAACTCAATTTCGGAGAAACTGAAAAAGCAGATTTATCTGAAATTATCATGATTTTGGAGAAAATCTATTCGGATGATATCGAAGCCATAATTGTCAACCAGCGATACCAATTCATTGAAACCATTTCGAGCTCCGTCCAAGAAGAAATTAGAAACGGCCTTAATATTTCTGATAAAGTGGACCAAATTGTAACCAACCGCTTTCTCGCACTTCCTATTTTTGCACTCGTTATGTGGCTAACCTACTTTCTTGCTATCCAAACCGTAGGAACTATTGGGACTGACTGGGTCAACGATGTATTGTTTGGCCAATTTGTTCCAGATATTATTCAAAATCTTCTTGATACCTTTGAAATTGCTGGCTGGTTACAATCTTTAGTACTTGATGGAATTGTAGCTGGTTGTGGGGCTATACTCGGCTTTGTGCCACAGATTTTTGTACTCTTCTTCTGTCTAGGAATCTTAGAAGATATTGGATACATGAGTCGCATTGCCTTTGTCATGGACCGAATTTTTAGACGTTTTGGCCTATCAGGTAAATCCTTTATCCCGATGCTGATTGCTACAGGATGTGGTGTTCCTGGAGTAATGGCTAGTCGGACAATTGAGAATGAACAAGATAGAAAAATCACTATTATGACAGCTACTTTTATGCCTTGTTCAGCCAAACTTCCGATTATTTCACTCGTTGCAGGTGCTTTTTTCCCTGGCAACCCTTGGATTGCACCCAGCGCATATTTCATCGGTATGGGAGCCATTATTCTTTCTGGTTTGGCATTGAAAAAAACAAAGCAACTCGGTGGCTTGGCGAGTCCATTTATCATGGAATTGCCCTCCTACCATCTTCCGCAAATTCAAACTGTTCTTCGTTATTCTTCCGATAAGGCAATAAGCTTTATCAAACGTGCGGGAACCATTATCTTCGTAACCAATATCATCATTTGGTTTGCTAGTTCATACAGCTGGGCTTTGGCACCAGTCGAGACAAATCAAAGTATCCTGGCTTCAATCGGCCATGGTTTTGCCTTTTTCTTCCAACCACTTGGTTTTGGGAACTGGAAAGCTACAATCGCAGCGATTACTGGCCTCCTAGCTAAAGAGACAGTCATTGCTAGTTTTGGTATTCTCTACAAACTGGGAGAAACTTCCGAGAGCAGTCGTGAATTGTGGACATTGCTCCAGCAAGATTATTCCGCTTTATCCGCCTACTCATTTCTCATTTTTAACTTGCTCTGTGCACCATGCTTTGCTGCTATTGGAGCCATACACCGTGAGATGGGAAATGCAAAATGGACCTGGATTGCTGTAGGTTTCCAAACAGGACTAGCCTATGCTGTCAGCCTCATCATTTATCAATTAGGAGCTGTTTTTCTCTACCATCATCAACCAACTATTTGGACCGGTATTGCACTGATTTTACTATCTGCAATGGTGTATAGTATCGTTCGAAAACCTGCTTCCGCCTTACCTATCGTCACTCTAAAAAACCTTCAAAAGGAGCAAATGAATGGCTAA
- a CDS encoding GNAT family N-acetyltransferase, whose product MALYQAKTLYFEHFPPLPSMESLANDLVECPPGKELSDKYFLGFWDKDQLLAVLDLIDGYPTAELAYIGLFMVDSRLAGQGLGSKVIAELLPRLATHFKKVRLGYVESNPQASHFWSKVGFCPTGEVKELAGKTIVLAEYALDEY is encoded by the coding sequence TTGGCACTCTACCAGGCCAAGACCCTCTATTTTGAGCATTTTCCACCTTTACCTAGTATGGAAAGTTTAGCAAATGACCTTGTTGAGTGTCCGCCAGGTAAGGAGTTATCAGATAAATATTTTCTAGGATTTTGGGATAAGGACCAGCTCCTTGCTGTGCTGGACCTAATAGACGGTTATCCGACTGCAGAGCTTGCCTATATCGGACTTTTTATGGTGGATTCAAGGTTGGCTGGTCAGGGTCTTGGCTCAAAGGTCATAGCGGAGCTCCTGCCTCGGTTAGCAACTCACTTCAAAAAGGTGCGTCTAGGTTATGTAGAAAGCAATCCTCAGGCCAGTCATTTTTGGTCCAAAGTTGGATTTTGTCCAACTGGTGAGGTCAAAGAGTTGGCTGGAAAAACAATCGTCTTAGCAGAATATGCTTTAGATGAATACTAA
- a CDS encoding PhoH family protein: MLEHSIDIQLKHPDDSFSLFGSNERHLRLMEQELGVVIHARTEKVQVIGQEEHVEQARLVIQSLLVLVSRGLVINTPDVVTAISMAKNDEIEKFVALYEEEIIKDNYGKPIRVKTLGQKLYVDSVKRHDIVFGIGPAGTGKTFLAVTLAVTALKRGQVKRIVLTRPAVEAGESLGFLPGDLKEKVDPYLRPVYDALYQILGKEQTTRLMEREIIEIAPLAYMRGRTLEDAFVILDEAQNTTIMQMKMFLTRLGFNSKMIVNGDISQIDLPRKVKSGLIDATEKLSKIPQIDFVHFSAKDVVRHPVVAQIINAYEEEARAAASRASFETIGEPSRSEEDED; the protein is encoded by the coding sequence TTGCTAGAACATTCAATTGATATTCAACTCAAGCATCCAGATGATTCGTTTAGCCTATTTGGTTCGAATGAACGCCATCTGAGATTGATGGAACAGGAACTAGGTGTGGTTATTCATGCCCGTACGGAAAAAGTGCAGGTGATTGGACAGGAAGAACATGTAGAACAGGCGCGTCTTGTTATCCAGTCTCTCCTTGTCTTGGTGAGTCGTGGTTTGGTTATCAATACGCCAGATGTGGTCACAGCTATTTCCATGGCAAAAAATGATGAGATTGAGAAATTCGTTGCCCTCTATGAAGAAGAGATTATCAAGGACAACTACGGAAAACCCATTCGCGTGAAGACCCTTGGACAAAAACTCTACGTGGACAGCGTAAAGCGTCATGACATCGTGTTTGGAATCGGTCCTGCTGGTACAGGTAAGACCTTCTTGGCGGTTACTCTAGCTGTAACAGCCCTCAAGCGGGGACAGGTCAAGCGGATTGTTCTGACACGTCCTGCGGTAGAAGCAGGCGAAAGTTTAGGCTTTTTGCCAGGGGACTTAAAAGAAAAAGTAGACCCCTATTTGCGTCCTGTCTATGATGCCCTCTACCAGATTTTGGGCAAGGAGCAGACCACGCGCCTAATGGAGCGGGAAATCATCGAGATTGCACCGTTGGCCTATATGCGGGGGCGGACCTTGGAAGATGCCTTTGTCATCTTGGATGAGGCGCAAAATACGACCATTATGCAGATGAAGATGTTCCTGACCCGTCTGGGCTTTAATTCCAAGATGATTGTCAATGGGGATATTAGTCAGATTGACCTGCCACGCAAGGTTAAGTCAGGTTTAATTGATGCGACAGAGAAACTGAGCAAAATTCCGCAGATTGATTTCGTACATTTTTCAGCCAAGGATGTGGTTCGCCATCCAGTTGTTGCCCAGATTATCAATGCCTATGAAGAGGAGGCTCGGGCAGCTGCTAGTCGAGCAAGTTTTGAAACGATTGGGGAGCCTAGTCGGAGCGAAGAGGATGAAGATTAG
- a CDS encoding YozE family protein yields the protein MRRSFYSWLMTQRNPKSNEPVAILADYAFDESDFPKQSDNFDEVSRFLEESASFAFSMSDFDAIWEDYLGH from the coding sequence GTGAGAAGAAGTTTTTATTCTTGGTTGATGACCCAGCGCAACCCGAAAAGTAATGAACCAGTAGCTATCTTGGCAGATTATGCCTTTGATGAATCTGATTTTCCTAAGCAATCAGATAATTTCGATGAAGTCAGTCGTTTTTTGGAGGAATCGGCCAGTTTTGCCTTTTCCATGTCTGATTTTGATGCGATTTGGGAAGATTATTTGGGACATTGA
- a CDS encoding DUF1801 domain-containing protein, which translates to MLIEVETIEEYMAALPENRKEAVERLHQVIVEQLPAGFEVGILGGMINYYVPLTAYPDGYHCTPGEPLPFLALASQKAHIALYHMGIYMDQELNDWFVAAYQAQVPTKLDMGKSCVRMKNPKNIPYELIGELVSKMSMERYIELYEKNHRK; encoded by the coding sequence ATGCTGATTGAAGTGGAAACGATTGAAGAATATATGGCTGCCTTGCCTGAGAATCGGAAGGAAGCGGTTGAACGGCTCCATCAAGTGATTGTGGAACAGTTACCAGCTGGTTTTGAAGTAGGCATCTTGGGAGGTATGATTAACTATTATGTGCCGCTTACTGCCTACCCTGATGGTTATCATTGCACACCAGGAGAGCCCCTGCCTTTCCTTGCCTTGGCATCACAAAAGGCACACATCGCCCTCTACCACATGGGAATCTATATGGACCAAGAATTGAATGATTGGTTCGTTGCTGCTTATCAAGCACAGGTGCCTACCAAACTGGATATGGGCAAGTCCTGTGTTCGTATGAAAAATCCCAAGAATATTCCTTATGAATTGATAGGGGAATTAGTTAGTAAGATGTCTATGGAGCGCTATATAGAGCTCTACGAAAAAAATCATAGAAAGTAG
- a CDS encoding 2-dehydropantoate 2-reductase, whose translation MLVYIAGSGAMGCRFGYQLSKTKHEVILLDNWEEHIEAIRENGLKVTGDVEETVHLPIMKPTEATREADFIILLTKADQLPKMLRDIKPIIGPTTKVLSLLNGLGHATTMRRYVPDESIMVGVTMWLAGLKGPGHAHLEGPGSMSVQHILGDEQSVADIIEMLNEAGLNVTYDNHVVSAIWQKACVNGVMNPTCTILDCTIGELFGTEAGLNLVQGIFKEFIAVAKSEADGIDEEAIWKYVIDASKKASNHYPSMHQDLVQHGRKTEIDYLNGAVVFKGKRAGITTPYCQMITDMVHAKESMLGLR comes from the coding sequence ATGCTAGTTTATATTGCTGGTAGTGGGGCAATGGGGTGTCGTTTTGGTTATCAATTGTCTAAGACAAAACATGAAGTGATTTTGTTGGATAATTGGGAAGAGCATATCGAAGCGATTCGAGAAAACGGCTTGAAAGTGACTGGAGATGTAGAGGAAACTGTACACTTACCTATCATGAAACCGACCGAAGCAACGAGAGAAGCAGATTTTATCATTCTATTGACAAAGGCTGATCAGTTGCCAAAGATGTTGCGGGATATTAAGCCGATTATCGGTCCAACTACCAAGGTTTTGAGTCTCTTGAATGGTTTGGGGCATGCGACGACCATGCGTCGGTACGTGCCAGATGAAAGTATCATGGTTGGGGTGACCATGTGGTTGGCGGGTCTAAAGGGTCCTGGACATGCACACTTAGAAGGTCCGGGTTCTATGTCTGTTCAGCATATTCTTGGTGATGAGCAATCAGTTGCGGATATTATTGAAATGCTGAATGAAGCTGGGCTAAATGTGACCTATGACAATCATGTTGTCAGTGCTATTTGGCAGAAAGCCTGTGTCAATGGTGTGATGAATCCAACTTGTACCATTTTAGACTGTACAATTGGTGAATTATTTGGTACGGAGGCTGGACTGAATCTAGTACAGGGGATTTTCAAAGAATTTATAGCTGTTGCTAAATCTGAGGCAGATGGAATTGACGAAGAAGCTATTTGGAAATATGTTATTGATGCTTCGAAGAAGGCTTCTAATCACTATCCATCTATGCATCAGGATTTGGTCCAACATGGTCGAAAGACAGAAATTGATTATCTGAATGGAGCAGTTGTATTCAAAGGCAAGCGAGCAGGCATCACTACGCCATACTGTCAGATGATAACAGACATGGTTCACGCCAAGGAAAGTATGCTGGGGTTGAGATAG
- the cvfB gene encoding RNA-binding virulence regulatory protein CvfB, with the protein MNDLLAQYIVGLVTDENDQFYFVQKEGRTFALSKDEGEHSLGQSLKGFAYTDMKQKLRLTTKDVGATRTSFGWGTVTEVRKDLGVFVDTGLPDKQVVVSLDILPEIKELWPKKGDQLYVKLDVDKKDRIWALPAFQEDFQKMAGPAYDNMQNQTLRAIVYRLKMNGTFVYLPDNNMLGFIHPSERFAEPRLGQVLEARVIGYRAVDRTLNLSLKPRSFEMLENDAQMILTYLESNGGFMTLNDKSAPEDIKATFGISKGQFKKALGGLMKAGKIKQDSLGTELV; encoded by the coding sequence ATGAATGATTTATTAGCACAGTATATCGTTGGTTTAGTGACTGACGAAAACGATCAGTTTTACTTTGTCCAAAAAGAGGGTAGAACCTTTGCTCTTTCTAAGGATGAAGGAGAACATAGTCTAGGTCAATCTCTTAAGGGATTTGCCTATACCGATATGAAACAAAAACTCCGTTTGACAACAAAGGATGTTGGGGCGACTCGTACCAGCTTTGGTTGGGGAACTGTCACAGAGGTACGTAAGGATTTGGGTGTCTTTGTGGATACAGGTCTGCCAGACAAGCAAGTGGTTGTTTCCTTAGACATTTTGCCTGAAATCAAGGAACTCTGGCCGAAAAAAGGGGATCAGTTGTACGTTAAATTAGACGTCGATAAGAAGGACCGCATTTGGGCTTTACCAGCTTTTCAGGAAGATTTTCAGAAAATGGCTGGACCTGCTTATGACAATATGCAAAACCAAACTCTGCGAGCGATTGTCTACCGTTTGAAAATGAATGGTACTTTTGTTTATTTGCCAGACAACAACATGCTTGGTTTTATCCACCCAAGTGAACGATTTGCGGAACCACGTCTGGGTCAGGTTTTGGAGGCTCGTGTCATCGGCTACCGTGCAGTTGATCGAACCTTGAACCTGTCTCTCAAGCCACGTTCATTTGAGATGCTGGAAAATGATGCCCAGATGATATTGACTTATCTGGAAAGCAATGGAGGCTTCATGACCTTGAACGATAAGTCTGCTCCGGAAGACATCAAGGCCACCTTTGGTATTTCCAAAGGGCAATTCAAAAAAGCTCTTGGAGGTCTGATGAAGGCTGGAAAAATTAAACAGGATTCTTTGGGAACAGAGTTGGTGTAG
- the frr gene encoding ribosome recycling factor produces the protein MSKEIIAKAQERMNQSHQSLAREFSHIRAGRANASLLDRISVEYYGSPTPLNQLAGITVPEARVLLITPFDKSILKDIERALNASDLGLTPQSDGTVIRLVIPALTEETRKNLAKDVKKVGENSKVAIRNIRRDAMDDAKKAEKAKEITEDELKSLEKDIQKVTDDAIKTIDKMTADKEKELLEV, from the coding sequence ATGTCTAAAGAAATTATTGCTAAAGCGCAAGAGCGCATGAACCAATCTCATCAGAGTTTGGCGCGTGAATTTAGCCACATTCGTGCTGGTCGTGCAAATGCTAGCTTGTTGGACCGTATTTCAGTTGAGTACTACGGTTCTCCAACACCATTGAACCAGTTGGCTGGTATTACAGTGCCAGAAGCGCGTGTTCTATTGATTACACCATTCGACAAGTCAATATTAAAAGATATTGAGCGTGCTTTGAACGCATCTGACCTTGGTTTGACACCACAGTCTGACGGTACTGTTATCCGTTTGGTTATTCCTGCCCTTACTGAGGAAACTCGTAAGAATTTAGCGAAGGATGTGAAAAAAGTGGGTGAGAACTCTAAAGTTGCTATCCGCAATATCCGTCGTGATGCTATGGATGATGCTAAAAAAGCTGAAAAAGCAAAAGAAATCACTGAAGACGAATTGAAGTCACTTGAAAAAGATATTCAAAAAGTAACAGATGATGCTATCAAAACAATTGATAAAATGACTGCCGACAAAGAAAAAGAATTGTTGGAAGTTTAA
- the pyrH gene encoding UMP kinase, which produces MKPKYERILIKLSGEALAGERGVGIDLKTVQEMAKEIQEVAESGIQIALVIGGGNLWRGEPAAEAGMDRVQADYTGMLGTVMNALVMADSLKQLGVDTRVQTAIAMQSVAEPYIRGRALRHLEKGRIVIFGAGIGSPYFSTDTTAALRAAEIEADAILMAKNGVDGVYNADPKKDANAVKFNELTHREVISRGLKIMDATASTLSMDNDIDLVVFNMNEPGNIKRVVFGEPIGTTVSNYTAEK; this is translated from the coding sequence ATGAAACCTAAATACGAACGCATTCTAATAAAACTGTCTGGAGAGGCCTTGGCCGGGGAACGTGGTGTCGGCATTGACTTGAAAACTGTTCAAGAAATGGCAAAGGAAATCCAGGAAGTTGCAGAATCAGGTATTCAAATTGCCCTTGTAATTGGTGGCGGTAACTTATGGCGTGGAGAACCTGCTGCTGAGGCGGGCATGGATCGAGTTCAGGCTGACTATACTGGAATGCTTGGAACTGTTATGAACGCCCTTGTAATGGCGGATTCCCTTAAACAACTTGGTGTAGATACACGTGTACAAACCGCCATTGCCATGCAGTCGGTTGCTGAGCCGTATATTCGTGGTCGTGCGCTCCGTCATTTGGAAAAAGGTCGTATTGTTATCTTTGGTGCAGGTATTGGTTCTCCATACTTCTCAACCGATACAACAGCTGCCCTTCGAGCTGCTGAAATTGAAGCAGATGCAATTTTGATGGCTAAAAATGGTGTGGATGGTGTGTATAACGCTGATCCGAAGAAAGATGCCAATGCTGTTAAATTTAATGAATTAACCCACCGTGAAGTGATTAGTCGTGGTCTTAAAATTATGGATGCGACTGCTTCAACACTTTCAATGGACAATGACATTGATTTGGTTGTCTTTAATATGAATGAACCAGGGAACATCAAGCGCGTTGTCTTTGGTGAACCGATTGGGACAACTGTTTCAAATTATACTGCAGAAAAATAA
- a CDS encoding putative polysaccharide biosynthesis protein, with the protein MSEKVEIQQSKEQATMAKGLAWLTAGNILSRLLGVAYVIPWYIWLGEYRAEANALFSMGYQIYANFLLISTVGLPVAIAKQVAKYNVLGKEDVSLYLVREFFKIMLIFGAVFAGIMYISSPWLAEASGSREKLIPVMYSLVPPLFIFPAMSILRGFFQGRHDMKPYAISQLAEQLVRVIWILAATFIIMKLGNGNYLDAVVQSTFAAFVGMIASVAILVYALWKQGYLGRLIHAKKQKISIHTGQLIRETVKDAIPIIILGLTIQLLQFIDQVTFINVMERITTYSNSELLELYSYLAANPNKITMMIIGISQSLGSVAIPLITEKFVQKDLKAASHLVADNLQLLFIFTIPAIVGTVLLARPLYSVFYGPSEDIAITLFIWNLFMILPLGMYSVISVVIQSIFENRHGIYYFLIGMLVKIVLQVPMMYLFKVYGSFISTIFGLGIMLYLFYKRIDKILDIDEQIVVKDIVTISWISAVMGLVVWVIEFLLDIVLPANGYVSSFIHLVIAGGAGIIVFGLLTLKTRQLDRLIGGRAQSLRRKLRLG; encoded by the coding sequence ATGTCTGAAAAAGTTGAAATACAGCAGTCAAAAGAACAGGCTACAATGGCTAAAGGATTAGCTTGGTTGACTGCAGGTAATATTCTAAGTCGTTTACTGGGGGTAGCTTATGTAATCCCTTGGTATATTTGGCTAGGAGAATACCGAGCAGAAGCGAATGCTCTTTTTAGTATGGGCTATCAAATTTATGCAAATTTTTTATTGATTTCAACAGTAGGTTTACCTGTAGCGATTGCTAAGCAAGTTGCAAAATATAATGTTCTTGGTAAGGAAGATGTTTCTCTCTATCTGGTAAGAGAGTTCTTCAAAATTATGCTGATCTTTGGAGCGGTATTTGCTGGGATCATGTATATCAGCTCACCGTGGTTAGCAGAAGCATCTGGCTCAAGGGAAAAATTGATTCCGGTCATGTATAGTCTCGTACCGCCCTTATTTATTTTCCCGGCTATGAGCATTCTTCGTGGTTTTTTCCAAGGTCGTCATGATATGAAGCCCTATGCGATTAGTCAGCTCGCAGAACAGTTGGTCCGTGTTATTTGGATTTTAGCAGCGACCTTTATTATCATGAAACTAGGTAATGGGAATTACCTTGATGCGGTTGTCCAATCTACTTTTGCTGCCTTTGTTGGTATGATTGCCAGTGTTGCAATATTAGTCTATGCTTTATGGAAACAAGGTTACTTAGGAAGATTGATTCATGCGAAAAAGCAGAAAATATCTATCCATACTGGTCAGTTAATCAGAGAAACTGTAAAGGATGCTATTCCGATTATTATTTTAGGTTTAACCATTCAATTGTTGCAATTTATTGATCAGGTTACCTTTATTAATGTGATGGAGCGGATTACAACCTATTCCAATTCAGAATTATTGGAACTGTATTCATATTTGGCCGCAAATCCGAACAAAATTACTATGATGATTATTGGTATTTCCCAGAGTTTAGGAAGCGTGGCCATTCCTTTGATAACTGAAAAATTTGTTCAAAAGGATTTGAAAGCCGCTTCGCATCTAGTAGCTGATAATTTACAACTTCTTTTCATTTTTACAATTCCAGCTATTGTGGGAACTGTGTTGCTGGCTCGTCCTCTATATTCTGTTTTCTATGGCCCGTCGGAGGACATTGCGATTACCTTGTTTATTTGGAATCTTTTTATGATTCTTCCTTTGGGCATGTATTCAGTCATTAGCGTTGTTATTCAATCAATCTTTGAAAACAGACATGGAATTTATTATTTCTTGATTGGTATGCTTGTGAAAATTGTTTTACAAGTACCAATGATGTATCTTTTCAAAGTTTATGGCAGCTTTATTTCAACAATTTTTGGTTTAGGCATTATGCTGTATCTCTTTTATAAACGAATTGATAAGATACTAGATATTGATGAACAAATAGTAGTGAAGGATATTGTGACAATTAGTTGGATTTCCGCGGTGATGGGCTTGGTTGTCTGGGTTATCGAGTTCCTTCTAGATATCGTTCTTCCAGCAAATGGATATGTTTCTAGCTTTATCCATCTAGTGATTGCTGGTGGTGCTGGTATTATTGTTTTCGGTCTATTGACATTAAAGACGCGTCAGTTAGACCGCCTAATCGGTGGTAGAGCACAATCTTTACGTAGAAAGTTACGGCTGGGATAG
- the yghU gene encoding glutathione-dependent disulfide-bond oxidoreductase, translated as MTEYTKPLVWKWEDENDNQSGNRPTAGSRFEQDLPKEEKSFQVYSLGTPNGIKVAIMLEELKELGISEADYDLFLINIGQGDQFGSDFVAINPNSKIPAMVDYSEKEPVRVFESANILLYLAEKFDVLLPKEWAERTEVLNWLFWQTGAAPFVGGGFGHFFHYAPTAQEYPINRYTMETKRQLDLLNQLLATREYVAGNTYTIADIAIWSWYGRLVQGELYPGSAEFLDVDSYKHLKTWVEKIAQRPAVQRGLTVQYQSIDH; from the coding sequence ATGACAGAATATACAAAACCACTCGTATGGAAGTGGGAAGATGAAAACGACAACCAATCTGGCAATCGTCCAACAGCAGGCAGTCGCTTTGAGCAGGATCTACCGAAGGAAGAGAAGTCTTTCCAAGTCTATTCATTGGGGACGCCGAATGGCATTAAGGTTGCTATTATGTTGGAGGAGTTGAAAGAGTTAGGTATTTCGGAAGCTGATTATGATCTCTTTCTCATCAATATCGGTCAAGGAGACCAATTCGGCTCCGATTTTGTTGCTATCAACCCCAATTCCAAAATTCCAGCCATGGTAGATTATTCTGAAAAAGAACCCGTTCGCGTCTTTGAATCAGCAAATATTCTTCTCTATTTAGCAGAAAAATTTGATGTTCTCTTACCGAAAGAATGGGCTGAACGGACTGAAGTTCTTAACTGGCTCTTCTGGCAAACTGGCGCAGCTCCATTTGTTGGTGGAGGATTTGGACATTTCTTCCATTACGCTCCGACAGCGCAAGAATACCCGATTAATCGCTATACAATGGAAACTAAGCGTCAGCTGGATCTCTTGAATCAGTTATTAGCGACTAGAGAATATGTAGCAGGTAACACTTATACAATTGCTGATATCGCTATTTGGTCTTGGTATGGTCGCTTGGTGCAAGGAGAACTATATCCAGGTTCAGCAGAATTTTTAGATGTTGATTCTTACAAGCATCTAAAGACCTGGGTAGAGAAAATAGCTCAGCGTCCAGCTGTACAACGAGGGTTGACAGTGCAGTATCAGTCCATTGATCATTAA
- the rplA gene encoding 50S ribosomal protein L1, translating to MAKKSKNLRAALEKIDSTKLYSVEEAVALAKETNFAKFDASVEVAYNLNIDVRKADQQIRGAMVLPNGTGKTSRVLVFARGAKAEEAKAAGADFVGEDDLVAKINGGWLDFDVVIATPDMMAVVGRLGRVLGPRNLMPNPKTGTVTMDVAKAVEESKGGKITYRADKAGIVQALIGKVSFDADKLVENFKAFHDVMAKAKPATAKGTYMTSVSITTTQGVGIKVDPNSL from the coding sequence ATGGCTAAAAAAAGCAAAAACTTGCGTGCTGCTCTTGAGAAAATCGACAGCACAAAATTGTACAGCGTAGAAGAAGCTGTTGCTCTTGCAAAAGAAACTAACTTCGCTAAATTTGATGCGTCTGTTGAGGTTGCTTACAACTTGAACATCGACGTTCGTAAAGCTGATCAACAAATCCGTGGTGCAATGGTATTGCCAAATGGTACTGGTAAAACTTCACGTGTTCTTGTTTTCGCACGTGGTGCAAAAGCAGAAGAAGCAAAAGCTGCTGGTGCAGACTTTGTTGGTGAAGATGACCTCGTTGCTAAAATCAACGGTGGTTGGTTGGACTTCGACGTTGTTATCGCAACTCCAGATATGATGGCTGTTGTTGGACGTCTTGGTCGCGTACTTGGTCCACGTAACTTGATGCCAAACCCTAAAACTGGTACAGTAACAATGGATGTTGCTAAAGCAGTTGAAGAGTCTAAAGGTGGTAAAATCACTTACCGTGCTGACAAGGCAGGTATCGTACAAGCTCTTATCGGTAAAGTATCATTTGACGCTGACAAACTCGTTGAAAACTTCAAAGCTTTCCACGATGTAATGGCTAAAGCTAAACCAGCTACAGCTAAAGGTACTTACATGACTTCAGTATCAATTACAACAACACAAGGTGTTGGTATCAAAGTTGATCCTAACTCACTTTAA